A single window of Streptomyces sudanensis DNA harbors:
- a CDS encoding complex I subunit 1/NuoH family protein: MNDVLDVALRLVLVFAVFLVLPLVVGQAEHKVMAHMQGRLGPMYAGGFHGWAQLVADGVKFAQKEDVVPADADRRVFQLAPAVALLPYLLVLVAIPIGPGEGAVGVAVDAGVFFVLAVMGVGVLGSLMAGWASANKFSLLGGLRTAAQLLAYELPMLLAAASVAMAAGTVSLPGILDAFEWWWLPWQIVGALVFFVAGLAELQRPPFDMPVADSEIIFGAYTEYTGLRFALFLLAEYAGIVVLCGLTTVLFLGGWHGPFGADGLGWVWTLLKTAVLAFVVIWLRVSYPRLREDQLQKLAWTTLVPLALAQIALTGIVKVVIQ; encoded by the coding sequence GTGAACGACGTACTCGACGTCGCCCTCCGCCTGGTCCTGGTCTTCGCCGTGTTCCTCGTCCTGCCCCTCGTCGTGGGGCAGGCGGAGCACAAGGTCATGGCGCACATGCAGGGCCGCCTGGGCCCCATGTACGCGGGCGGTTTCCACGGCTGGGCGCAGCTCGTCGCGGACGGCGTGAAGTTCGCGCAGAAGGAGGACGTGGTCCCGGCCGACGCCGACCGCCGCGTCTTCCAACTCGCTCCCGCCGTGGCGCTCCTCCCGTACCTCCTCGTCCTCGTCGCCATCCCGATCGGCCCCGGCGAGGGCGCGGTCGGCGTGGCTGTCGACGCGGGCGTCTTCTTCGTCCTCGCCGTCATGGGCGTGGGCGTGCTCGGCTCGCTCATGGCGGGCTGGGCGTCAGCCAACAAGTTCTCCCTCCTCGGCGGCCTCCGCACCGCCGCTCAGCTCCTCGCGTACGAACTGCCGATGCTCCTGGCCGCCGCCTCCGTCGCCATGGCGGCCGGGACGGTGTCCCTGCCGGGCATCCTCGACGCCTTCGAGTGGTGGTGGCTGCCCTGGCAGATCGTCGGCGCGCTGGTCTTCTTCGTCGCCGGCCTCGCCGAGCTCCAGCGTCCGCCGTTCGACATGCCGGTCGCCGACTCGGAGATCATCTTCGGTGCGTACACCGAGTACACCGGTCTGCGCTTCGCCCTGTTCCTGCTCGCCGAGTACGCGGGCATCGTCGTCCTGTGCGGTCTGACCACCGTCCTGTTCCTCGGCGGCTGGCACGGCCCGTTCGGCGCCGACGGCCTGGGCTGGGTGTGGACGCTCCTGAAGACGGCCGTGCTCGCCTTCGTCGTGATCTGGCTGCGCGTGAGCTACCCGCGGCTGCGCGAGGACCAGTTGCAGAAGCTCGCCTGGACCACGCTCGTCCCGCTCGCCCTCGCCCAGATCGCCCTCACCGGCATCGTCAAGGTGGTGATCCAGTAA